In Pseudonocardia sp. DSM 110487, the sequence TCGGCGGCACCGTCGCGCTGCGTCCGGAGACGCTCATCGCGATGGTCGAGGACGTCGTCGACTCCCTGCACGCCCGGGGGATCCGGCAGTTCGTGCTGCTCAACGGGCACATCTGGAACAACGGCTCCCTCGACGTCTCGGCCGAGAAGCTGCGCGTGCGCCACCCGGACTCGCGGGTGCGGGCGCTCGGCTACGTGACCATGTACCCGGGGCCCGAGGTCGACGGGCACGTCCAGTACGGGCGGGGGCTGATGCACGCCAACTACTTCGAGACCTCGGTGATGCTGCACCTGTACCCGGAGCTGGTGCGCATGGACCGGGCCACCTCGCACCGGGACGTGGACTCGTTCTGGGACTACCGGATGGACCAGGTCAGCGACACCGGCGTCTGGGGCCGGGACGTCACCGACGCGACCGCCGAGCACGGCCGGGACGAGTTCGACCGGTGCGTGCTGACCACGGCCCGGGCGATCTCCGCCGCCGCGCGCGAGCCGTGGCCTGACCCGAAACACCGGCCTTGAGGAACGGAGCGCCATGCGGATCCACGACATCACCCTGCCCATCCACCCGGAGATGCTGCACTGGGGAAGGCGCCCGGAGATCGAGATCGTCGAGTCCCTCGCGAACGGCGATGCCTCCAACGTCACCCGCTGGCGGATCGGCGCCCACACGGGCACGCACGTCGACGCGCCCGCCCATTTCGTCGACGGAGCGACGCCGATCGACCGCGTGTCGCTCGACTCGCTCGTGGGGCCAGCGGTCGTCGTCGACATGACGCACGTGGAGGGCGACGTCACCGCCGTCGACCTGGAGAAGGCGGGCATCGACGGCGAGCAGCGGGTGCTGCTCAAGACCCGCAACTCCGCGGGCCCGCTGAAGGAGACCGAGCGGGCACCGAGCTGGGTCGGGCTCGCCCCGGACGCGGCGGAATGGGTGATCGAGCACGGCGTCGAGCTGATCGGGATCGACTACCTGACCATCGAGAGCCACCGCCGCACCGACACGTGGGACGCCCACCACGCGCTGCTCGGGGCGGGCGTGCTGATCCTGGAGAACGCCGACCTCGACGCCGTCGCGCCAGGGCGCTACGAGCTCGTCTGCCTGCCCGCGAAGCTCGCCGACGCCGACGCCTCGTTCGCCAGGGCGATCCTGATCGAGCGGGACTGACACCGGTGCCCCGCATCGCGATCGCGGCTCCCCACGGCGCGGGCGTGGAGGCGGCGCGTGCGATCGTCGAACGCGGGGGCAACGCCCTCGACGCGGCGCTCGCCGCCGCCGCGGCCCTGACCGTCGTCTACCCCCACCAGTGCGCGGTGGGCGGCGACCTCGTGGCGCTGGTCCGGCCGCCCGGCGGGCCCGTGCGGGCCGTGCTCTCGATCGGGGCAGCGGCCCGGGCGCTCGACGTCGAGGTACTGCGGGCCGCGGGGGAGCGCATGCCGCCAGGGGGCCCGCTCACCGTCACGGTTCCCGGGGTGGTGGCCGGCTGGGCCGCGGTGCACGGGCTCGGCGCCCGCCTCGGTCTCGCCGCGCTGCTCGCCCCGGCCGTCGCGCTGGCCGAGCGCGGAGTCCCGGTGAGCCCGGGCCTGGCGCGGGCGGTCGCGGCGCGGGTCGAGGTCGTGCGCGCCGATCCCGGCCTGTCCGCGCTGCTCCTCGACGGTGGGCGGCCGCGCGACGTCCTGCACCAGCCCGCGCTCGCCGCGACCCTGTCCGCGATCGGGAAGGACTGGCGGTCCTTCTACACGGGACCGGTCGTGGAGGGGCTCGCCCGGCTCGGCAGCCCGCTGACCGCAGCCGATCTCGCCTCGCACGAGGCCGAGCTCGCCGAGCCGCTGCGCCGCAGGGCCCTCGGGGCGTCCTGGTCGGTCGCCCCGCCACCGACCCAGGGTGCGTCGTTGCTCGCGGTGCTCACATCGGACGGATCCCCGCTCGTGGCCGCCCGGCGGGCCGAGCGGCGCCGGGACGCCCTGCTGGGCGACCCGCGGTGCGGTCCTGTCGATCTCGAGGCGCTGCTGGGTTCCGACACGGACGTCGCCGCGCTCGCTCCAGGGCCGAAGCCCGCAGGCGACACGGTCGCGGTCACCGCGGTCGGCGCCGACGGCACCGCGGTGGCGCTGATCCAGAGCGTCTTCCAGAGCTTCGGCGCGGGGCTGCTGGAGCCCGGCACCGGCGTGGTGCTGCACAACCGCGGCTCGGCGTTCAGCCTCGACCCCGCCCACCCCGGCGTCGCTCGGCCCGGGGCCCGGCCGCCGCACACGCTCTGCCCCGCGCTCGCCGAGCACGAGGGTGACCTCGTTGCGCTCGGCTGCCAGGGCGGGCGGGCGCAGGCCTGGATCCTGTCCCAGGTGGCCGCCGACCTGCTCGCCGCCGCCGACCCCGGCGCTGTCCTCGCCCGCCCCCGCTGGGTCATCGGCTCCCGCGACCTCGGCCACCCGGTCCCCACCCTCGTGCTGGAACCCGGCGTCCCGCGCGCCGCGGAGCTGGAGCGCACGGCCGCCGAGCTCGACCTCGCCGTGGTGCACGAGCCAGGGCTGCACGACGACGCGGGCCACGTCCAGGTCGCCCGGCTTGCTGGGGGTCGGCTCGCCGCGGCAACCGATCTCAGGGCCGACGGCGCCGCTGCAGTCCTCGAGTGCTCCAGCTGACTTCGTGATCATTCCTCTGGACCACAGCGGATGATGGGGATGGTGGGAGCGTGGTCGGCAGCGCTGCTGTGCGAGCGCCACGGGTGTGAGAGGGACGGGCCTGCGCCGCCTCAGATCGACTTGAGCACCCGGACGCGGTCGGCGATGGCGCGGCGGGCGACGTCGGAGTCGGAGGCGATGGAGTCGAACTCGTGTGGGGCGCCGGGGTGCAGGTGGTACTCCACGGGCACGCCGGCGCGGCTGAGTTTGGTCGCGTAGGCGGTGTCCTCGTCGCGGAAGACGTCGAGCTGGCCGACCTCGATGTAGGCCGGCGGCAGGCCGGAGGCGTCCTCGAGGCGGGCCGGGGCTGCGGTGGCCGGGACATCGGGGCCGCCGGCGGCTTCACCGAGCAGCGCCGGCCATGCGGTGCGGCTGTCGTCATAGGACCAGAACACGAATGGCTCGATGTGGGGGTCGGGGGTGGTGGTGCGGTCGTCGAGCATCGGCATGAGCAGGATCTGCTTGGCGATCTCGGGGCCGCCGCGTTCGCGGGTCAGGATCGCGAGGGCCGCCGCCATGCCGCCCCCGGCGCTGTCGCCCATGACGCCTATCCGCTCGGGGTCGACGCCCAGCTCGGAGGCGTGCTCGTGCAGCCAGCGCAGCGCGGTGTAGGCGTCCTCGAGCGGGGTCGGGTAGGGGTGTTCGGGCGCGCGACGGTACTCGACCGACAGCATCGGCACGCCGCTGGCGGACACGTAGCGGGCGACCGGCCCGTCGAACAGGTCGATGTGGCCGAAGATGTAACCGCCGCCGTGGAAGAACAGCACGGCCGAGCCCGGTGTCGCGCCATCCTTGGTGTACCAGCGCATCTGGACCTGCGCGCCGTCGTCGGCTGTCGCGTGGTGGTCGGTGGTCTTGACGTCACCGGGAATGGGCTGGGCCGCGCCCGCGGCGCCGATGATGGGCTCCCAGATGGCGCGACGAGCGGCGACATCGCCTACCGGCGGCGGGGTGAAGCCCGCCATCGGGGCCAGCGCCGCGGCGATCTCGGGGTCGAAGGCGAAGGACATGACAGCTCCTCTCGAGTGTTGTCCGTCGCTTGCTTGACGGTGGGTCAGGCCGAGGGCGGGAGGACGACGACCTTGCCCGCCAGAGTCCCTGCAGCCGCCCGGGCGTGGACCGAGCCCAGGTCTGCCAGCGGGACACGCTCGGCGACGTCGACGGTCAGCTCGCCGCGGTCCACGCGCGCCACGAGTTCCGACAGTTGCGTGGCGTCGCTGCGGACGAAGAGGTCGATGGCTCGCACGCCGCGTTCCTCGTCGGCCGGGGCGGGCATCCAGACGGTGGTGCTGACCACGACGCCGCCGTTGCGGACCAGGGCGGCCAGCGCCGTGAACTGGGCGGGGTCGATCGGCGCGAGGTTGAGCAGGACGTCGACCGGCTCGGTGACCGCGGTGGTCACCTCGGTGGTGGTGTGGTCGATGACCTCATCGGCACCCGCCGCCTTGACGTGCTCGCTGCTGCGGGGGCTGCCGGTGGCGATCACATAGGTGCCGGCTGCCTTGGCCAGCTGTACCGCGTAGCCGCCCACGGCACCGCCGGCGCCGCTGATCAGGAGGCGCTGCCCGGGCTTCAGCTCGGCATGGTCGAAGAGGGCCTGCCACGCGGTGAGGCCGACCAGGGGCAGCGCGGCCGCGTCGGCGAGCGGGATGAGTGTCGGAGCCGGCGCCAGGCTCTCGGCGGGGGCGATGACGTACTCCGCGGAGGCGCCGTCGACGACGAAGGGGAGGAAGCCGACCACCTCGTCACCGACCGCGAGGCCGCTCACGCCCTCGCCCAGTGCGTCGATCGTTCCCGCGACGTCCAGGCCGGGGACGTGCGGCAGGGTCAAGGGCATCGGGCCCTGCATCAAACCCGCACGGATGTTGCCGTCGACGCCGTTGAACGTCGTCGCGGCCACGCGCACCCGCACCTGCCCGGCGCCGGCGATGGGCTCATCGACGTCCTCATAACGCAGGACGTCGGGGTCGCCGTACTCGTGGAAACGAACTGCCTTCATCGCTTGTGCCTCACTCTTGTCTGTTCCGGACGAAATCGTCCGTTTGAACGAGGACGACCGTAGTGGGACGATCAATGGCACCGCAAGCCGCTGCGATGATGGCGTGCGTGTCGCCGCCCACATCTCGTCGGACCCGCAAGGACGCACTTCAGAACCGCGACCGGGTTCTTGATGCGGCCACCGAGCTCGTCCGGAGCGAGGGTGAGAAGGTGCCGATGGCCAAGATCGCGGAGCGGGCGGGGGTCGGGGTCGGGACGGTCTACCGCCACTTCGCCACCCGCGAGGACTTGCTGGGCGCGCTCGTCCACCGCTCCTTCGGCCTTGCGGTGGAGAACGCGGGAGCGGCCGCCGCTCACCCTGGTCCCGCCCTGGAGGGCGTACGACTGTTCTTGTTGGCCACCTTGCGCGACCGTGAGCGCTTCGTGCTGCCCTTGCACGGCGGCCCGGTGATCTTCACTCCGGCCACCCGTCAGCGCCAAGCGGACGTTCGCACCGCCCTGCGCACCCTCCTCGAGCGCGGGCAGGCCGCCGGGGAACTGCGAGCAGACCTGACCCCCGAAGACCTGATCGTGGCGGCCTCACTGCTCTCCCGACCACTGCCGGGCACCGGCGATTGGGACGCCTTGGCTCGCCGGCAGATCGACCTGATGATCGACGGCCTCGGCCCCAGCGACTCCCGCGGACCGAACAGAGCCCGTCCTCGAAGCAGGTCCGGCTGATCTGGTTTGATCTTGGCCTTCTGGTACGTAGGCATGAGCTGACCGATGAACAGTGGCAGGCCATCGAGTCGTTGCTGCCGCCGTCGGGGGCCAAGGGGCGTCCCCGGCTGCTGCGCGAGCCGGCGGTCTGGACGCACTCCTCGATCGCCCAGCGCGCGCCGGCGACGCGAATCAAGCTAGATCGCGTCGTGCTCGCGCGTCTCCGCCACGATCCACTCCAGGTACTCGGGGTGGCCGCCGACCAGCGGTGTGGCGATCACGCACGGCACGTCGTCCGCGTGCTCGCGGTCGGCGCGGGCGACGATCTCGGGTACGAGCGACGCGCGGGTGTGCAACGCGACCCGGGCCGAGCCGTGGTCCCAGATCTTGCCGTCCCACCGGTACGTGACGCGGATCGGCGTGATGTTGTGCCCGCACGCCACGACACGGTCCTCGACGAGTTGCCGCGTCCACTCGGCCAGCCAGTCCGCGGCTTCGGCCGTCACGACGACCTCGACGCACTCGGTGTCCTGCTCGGTCACGCTCTCTCCCCCTTCTGGAGTTCGGTCACTCTCCGTGGGCCGGCAGCCTCACCAGCACCGTCGTGCCCGCGTTCGGCGGGCTGCTCACCTCGATGGCCCCGCCGATGGCCTCGACGCGGTCGCGCAGCCCCACCAGCCCCGAGCCGGGCCGGGGCGCGGCGCCGCCGACCCCGTCGTCGCGCACGGCGAGCTCGAGGACGCCCTCCCGCTGCGTGACCGCGACCCGCACCTGAGATGCGTGCGCGTGCTTCGCGGTGTTCGTGATGGTCTCGGACACCACGTAGTAGGCCGCCACCTCCACCGGCTGCGGGAAGCGGCCGTCGATCCGGAGCTCGAGCTCGACGGGGACCGCCGAGCGGCGCGCCAGCGTCCGCAGTGCGGGGCCCAGCCCGGACTCGGACAGGACCGCAGGGTGGATCCCGCGGGCCATCTCGCGGAGTTCCTCGATCACCTCGGTGAGCCCGTCGCCGGCCGCGGCGATCCGCTCCCTGAGCTCGGGCAGTTCCTCCGGCACGCTGTCCTGGGTCATGCGCAGTCCGATCCCCAGCGTGACGAGCCGCTGCTGGGCGCCGTCGTGCAGGTTTCGCTCGATGCGCCGGCGGGCCTCGTCGGCGGCGGCGACGATCCGTGCCCTCGACGCGGCGACCTCGGTCCGGCTCTGCGCGTTCCCGATCGCCATCGCGGCCAGCTCGGTGAACCGCGACAGCCGATCGACGGTGTCCTGGGGCAGCGGATCGTGGTTCGACCAGGCGCCGACGGTGCCCCACAGGCGGCCGTCGACGACGATCGGGCAGGCCACAACCGACCCGACACCGGTCCATCGCGTACCGGGACGGGGCACGGGAGCCGGCTCGCCGGGGTCGTAGCGAGCGGGGCGACCGGTGTGCCACACCTGCCAGATCGTGTAGCGGCGGGGCGTCTGCGTCCGGTTCTCGTGGTCTTCGAGGTCCATCCGCGTGCCGACCGGCGAGCGCCCGGCATCGTCTCCCGTCGCCGCGATCAGCAGCGCCGTGTGGTCGGGGTCGAACCGGCAGACGCCGACGTCGTCGATGCCCAGCAGCCCGCGCAGCTCCTCGGCTACGGCGGTGCAGACGTCGACCGGCGCCGCGCCCCGTGCCACCAGTACCGCCACGCGCCGCAGGGCGGCCTGCTCCTCGAGCAGCTGGGCGGCTCGGGAGCGGTCCTCGGCGTTCGCCACCGCGGTGGCGACGAGGTCGACGAAACCCGCCAGCAGCTCCTCGGTGCCGGCCGGGAGCGGGCCGGTGCGCGACCACGCCGACAACGCGCCCCATACGCGCGCCTCGACGACGATCGGGCAGGTGACGCCCGCGACGATCCCCTCGTCCCGCAGCACAGCCGCGCCCTCCCCGAGCCCCGTGAGGGCGTCGAGGTCAGGGCAGGGTCCGTGCGGCTGCCACGTGAACGTCCGCCAGCCGCTGCCCGCGAGGTAGGTCGCGGTGCCGTCGCTCCAGCGGGTCAGCATCGTCGCGTCCGGGCCGGCCAGCCGCGCGACCTCGCCGGTGACGGCCGAGAACACCTGAGGAGGCGGGGTGTTCCGCGCAACGAGCGTGGCGACGCGGCGCAGCGCGGCCTGCTCCTCGACCGCCCGGTGGACCTCGTCCCGGGTCCCGGTATCGCGTCGGCGACCCGTACGTGGCATTCCCCGCCCCTGCGCCTTGTCGAGGCTCCGGCGAGACGACCCTACCGGTGGGGGCCGGTCGCCACGCCGCCGAAGACGTGCTTGCGGGCCATCGCCACCGGGTCGTAGGCCGTGGGCGCGGGCTCGTCGGCGGCCGCGACCGTCACCGGCCGAGCCTGCACGACGCAGATCGGGTCGCCCGCGCGGCGGTGGCGGGAGACGACCCATTCGACGTCGACCGGGTGACCGAACTGCCGCTCGATCGAGGTCACCACCCCGGTGACCGCCGCGACCTGCTCGTCGTCGAGCACCCGGCGACCGGCGAGCTCGGCCGGCATCGCGACCTCGACGACCCGGCCGCCCGTGGCGTCGTATGCCGAGAGCACGTCCTTGTGCGCGACCTCGTAGGAGAGCACCCGGCCGTCGGACTTGCCCACTTCCGCTCGGTCGGGGGTGACCCGGCCCTGCGCGACCGCCTCGCCGAAGCCCCACGACGCCTCGATGACGACCCGGTCCGATCTGCCGGTCACCGGGTGCACGGAGAATGCCACTCCGGACGAGCGGGCGGGGACCAGCTCGGTGACCCCGACCGCGACGGGCATGTCCCGGTGGCCGACGCCGCTCCGCGCCCGGTACGCCATCGCTCGCGGCGTGAACAGCGAGGCCCAGCAGGACCGCACCGCTGCGAGCACCCCGGGCCCGCCCCTGACGCCCAGGTGGGTGTCGAAGATCCCCGCGAACGACGCGGCGGTACCGTCCTCGCCCACCACGGACGACCGCACCGCCGTCGGCAGCCCGGCGTCGTGACAGCGCAGGCACAGCTCCGCGTACGCCTCGGTGATCTCCGCGGCCAGGCCACCGGGCAGCGGGGTCCGCGCGATCGCCGCCCGGATCCGCGCGGCCGCCTCTGGCCCGGTCCCGAGTTCGGCGAACGCCTCCTGGATGCGGGTGTCGAGGCCGGACCGGGCGCGGTGCTCCCGGTAGGCGTCGGTCGTCACCGTGAACCCGCGCGGTACCAGCACTCCCAGCCGGTGCAACCGCGCGAGGCTGCCCGTCTTCGCGCCGATGTCGGCCGCCGCGGCCTCGGCATCGAGCCAGACGATCGACCCGGCCACCGTCATCGGGCCCGTTCCAGGATCGTGACCGTGCCACGGGTGCCGTCCACCTCGACCTGATCACCGTCGCCGATGGCATGGGTGGCGACCCCGACCGCGGTGACCGTGGGCACCCCGTACTCGCGGCCCACGATCGCGGCGTGGGACAGCATCCCGCCGCCGTCGCAGACCGCGGCGGCGATACTGCCGAAGACCGGCGTCCAGTTCGGCGAGGTCGACTCGCACACCAGTACGTCCCCGGGGAACAGGCGGTGCAGCTCGTCGCTGCTCTGCAGAACCCGCGCGGTGCCCGTGGCCGTTCCACGGGCCGCGGCCACGCCGGACAGCACCGTCCGCCGGCCGGCATCGGGGTCCCGCATCGCCCTGATCGAGTCCGGGTTGAACCCGAAGATCTCGATGAGGATCGGGTCCTCGACGGTCTCCGGGATCGTGCCCAGCACCTTCGGCATGGCGGCCCGCTTCGCCTTCCAGTCGTCGAAGTACTGGCGGCGGTCCCGCACCAGGCTCCGCAGGCGCCCGTCGTACGGCCGGCCGCTCGCCACCTCGAGCAGTTCCGGCCAGAACAGGTGGATGAGGTCGTCCGGGTGATCGGCACCGACGCGGCGGGCGAGCTCGTGGCACAGGAGCCGCAGCGGAAGCATCACCTTGAGGTCGATGTAGAAGTTGTGGTCGTCCTGCCACCACGGGAAGTTCGCGGCGCGGTTGGCGGCGAGGCCGCCGTCGAACACCGCCTGCTCCTCCCGCGTGAGTCCGGCGCGTGCGGCGTCCACCGCGGCCTCGCGCTCGGCGACCGCCTCTCGGGCTGCCGCCGCGAAGTCGTGGTCGCGTTCCTCCCGCAGGAACGTCTTGACCAGGCTCAACGGGATCTCGGGGTCCTCGAGCCACGACGGCGCGCCGACATCTCCTGGGGCCTCCTGCCGGTGCCCGTAGGCCTGCAGGAAGTCGTCGAAGTCCGTCAGCCACTGGCCGGCCCGGCCGCCTTGACCCGACAGCGCGGCCCGCAGGCCGCCGCGCTCGGCGCCCGCGAAGGCCTCCCGCAGGCCGGCCTTGCGTGCCTTCGCCGCGAGCGCGTGCAGCTCGCGGTCGGTCTCCATGATCTTCGTGTCCTCGCCCTGCAGGAACGTCCCGATCCGGCTCGTGTCGATGCCCAGCTCCGCGCACGTCCCGCGGAACGCGAGGAAGTTGACCAGCATCGGGTACATGACGCCGAAATGGATCTCCGCGGCCCGCTTCAGGTAGCGCCGTGCCTCGGTCATCAGCGCCGGGAACTCCGGCGGCGGCACGTGGCCGATGTCGATGCCCTCGAAGTAGCGCCACGTGGCTTCGAGCTCGTCCCGGCCGGACTCCCAGACGGCGGTGAAGTTCTGCAGGAAACGCGGGAGCGTCACGCCGAGCCGGGCGGCGCGGGCCCCGGCCTCGCGTGGATCGGACTCCGGGATCCCCGACGCGTAGAGGTGCGTGCCGGCGTACCGGACCGCGACGCCCCTGCCGGTCGGCAACGGCAGGTTCTCGGCGGCGTGCTGGGTGCCCCAGCAGTAGCCGTCGGCCGCCCAGAGCGTTGCGGCGAGCGGGGCGAGGCCGCGGGACCAGTGGAAGTCGAGGTACCAGAAGCGCTCCTCGTCGCCGGGCCGGAACGGGGAGGCCCGGTCGACGATGTACGGCGCCTCGAAGTGCTCGGGCTCGTAGCCCGGGTACCACTGGCCCGTGAACTCGTCGAGGGGCACGACCGTGGCCATGCGGCGACCGTGGCACCGCGCACACCGGGCCACAAGTCGCCTGTTCGCCGAGCGGCCGGACACGCAGTGCATCCGGACACGCGGGGCGCCCGGCGGAACCCGGCCGGGCGAACTACCGTGGCCGTCGCGGAACGGCAGGTTCGTCCGAGAGGGAGCGGACATGGAGCAGCCGCGCACACCCGCGGTAAGCGTCGTCGCCAGCACGGAACCCGACCCCGGCGTCCTGCACGAGTGGGACGCGCTCGTCGATCGCACGCCCGGTACCGACGTCGCCCAGCTGTCCTCGTGGGCCGGCATCCGCCGGGAGTCCGGTTTCGACCCGTTGTACGTGTTCGCGCGCGAGGACGACCGCCTCGTGGGCGGGGCGCTGGTGCTCGAGCGCCCGCTGCCGATGATCGGCCGCGTCGGCTACGTGTCGAACGGCCCTGTCGTGTCGCCTGCCGCACCGCGTGAAGTCGTCGTGGATCGCCTCGGCACGGCGATGGACCGCCTCGCTCGCAGGCGGTTGCGCGCGCTGTTCGTGCAACCACCCGCCGAGGCTGCGGATGTGACGGCGGCGCTGCGCAGACGGGGATTCCGGCGCAGCATGTCCGGGATCGCCCCTGCTGCGTCGATCCGGGTGGACCTGCGCCGCGACATCGAGGACCTCCGCAGGGGTCTCACCAAGGCCAACCGGCGGCGCACCCGGCACTGGGCGGAGCGGGGGGTCCGCGTGCGGATGGGCTCACGGGACGACATCCCCGTCGTCGCCGACCTCGTCGCCCGCAGCGCGGAGCACCAGCACTACGAGCCCCTGTCGCCGGACTACATCCAGAACCTGCACCGGGAGTTGGACGCCGAGGAACACGCCGCCGTGTTCGTCGCCGAGATCGACGGCTCGCCTGCGGCGGCGCTCCTCTGCACGCGGTGTGGCGGGGTGGTCAAGCAGCGCCTGTCGGGGATGGAGCGGTCGGAGCGGGCGCGCAGGGACGGGGTCAGCGCGGCGGCGGTCTGGCGCGCGATGGAGTGGGCGAAGGAAAACGGCTACCACACCTACGACTTCGGTGGCATCAGCACGCGGGCCGCCGACGCCCTCCTCGACGGGGCGCCCGAGCCGTCAGCCCACCTGAAGGGAACCGAGCGGTTCAAGACGTCGTTCGGCGGCGAGGTGTTCCGCTACCCCGAGCAGGTCGAGCTCATCTCGTCCCCACCGCTGCGGCTGGCGTACGACGTCTCGCGGCGTACGCGGGCAGGCCGCCGGTTCGTCGAGATCGTCAAGCGGACGCTGCGCGGTGGGCGCGGCGGCTGATCGCGCGAGCGGCACGTCGGTGCGGACGCGGCAGCTGTGAGGTACTGCCCGGAGCGATCATGACGTGAACCGGATGGACACGACAGCGGCTGGCCCATCTACACCCGATACCGGCATGTCAGGGCGGTGATCAAGGGCTAATGGTCGCGATCGGAGATCATCTAGCGACCATCTCGCCTTGATCGCCGCATTGCCCCCGGAATGGCGGCTTGATCAGCAGCTCGGCGCGTTCCCGGGTCGTTTTCGCCCGTTTCCGCGCCGACGCCTCGATCACGTCCGCCAGAACCGCCTCCGGTGGCGCCCTAGACCTGGAGGGGCTAGTGGAGCGCGAGCGTGCGGATGAGCCGGCGGGCAGCGTCGCCGCCCGCGTCGATCGCGATCCGGACGGCGGTGGATACGTCGAGGTCGTCGAGCAGCGCGGCGCGGACGGCCGCCTCCGCCGCCTCGGCCGTGCCCCGGGTGCCGCCTGCGGCGTACAGCTCCTCGAGCAGCTGCGTGGCGTCGTCGAGCGCGGTGGGGTGGTACTCCCACGCCTGGTGCCAGCTCCTGTCCAGCAGCATGAGGCGCACGGCGGCGCCCGATGCCCTGCTCAGGAGATCGCTCACCAGCACGAGGTTGCCGGTGGCCTTGGCCATCTTCGCCCCGTCGAGGCGGACGGTTCCCACGTGGACCTGTCGCCGGGCGAACCGCGTGACGCCCGTGGCGGCCTCGACCATCGCGACCTGGTAGGCGTGGTGCGGGAACGCCAGGTCGGCGCCGCCCGCGAGCACGTCCACCACGCCCCCGAGCGTGGCGAGCGACATGGCCGCGCACTCGGCGTGCCATCCGGGACGTCCCGGCCCCCACGGGCTGGGCCAGGCCGGATCACCCGCCCCGGAGGGCCGCCAGACGGCCACGTCGAACGGGTCGTCCCGCAGCGGGTCGTCCGGCCGGTCGCCGTACTCCGACGACAGCGCCAGCGCCGCCTCTGCCGTCAGGCCGGCCGCGTCCGGCACGTGGGACCCGTGGAAGAACACGTGCCCGTCCCGCTCGTACGCGGCGCCGGTCGCCAGCAGCGCCGATGCAAGCCGGACGACGTGTTCGATGTGGTGGCGGGCGTGTGGCGCGTGTGTCGGTGGCCGGACGTGGAGCGCGGCCATGTCCCGGTCGAAGAAGTACTCCTGGATGAGGCCGAACTCCTCGTACGGTCGCCCTCGTTCGGCCGCCGCGCGGGTCAGGACGTCGTCCACGTCGGTGACGTTGCGCGTGAGGACGGTGTCGACCCCGGTCATCCGGACCACCCGCCGGACGACGTCCGTCCACACGAACACCGACGCGTGTCCGAGGTGCGTCACGTCGTAGGGGGTGATCCCGCAGACGTACATCCGGGCGGGGATGGTGAGCGGCAGCGGCTCGCCTGCGAGCGTGAGCGTCTCGGACGAGCTCGTCCCCCTGCTGGATTCCTGAACCGCATGACCCATCGGTCCGGCCATCGGCTCATCGTGGCACGGCCATGGGCGCGGTGGGGCCTTCCGGCCATGCACCGCCCAGAAGAAGCGGGGTGCAGCCCTCAACCGTGGGCCTTGAGAGGCGGGAACGGGCCGGGGTGCTCGCCGGCCTCGAAGAGCTCCGACGCCGGGCCGACGATCTTCGGGTCCGGGTTCGTCGCGACCTCGAGGTCCTTGCCCGGGTAGTCGAAGAGGCGCAGGACGTAGCGCATGGCCTCCAGGCGTGCCCGCTTCTTGTCGTTGCTCTTGATCACGGTCCAGGGCGCGTCGGCGGTGTCGGTGTAGAAGAACATCGCCTCCTTGGCCTCGGTGTAGTCGTCCCACCGGTCGAGGGAGGCGAGATCCATCGGGCTGAGCTTCCACTGCCGGACGGGGTCGACCTGCCGGATCGTGAAGCGGGTGCGCTGCTCGGCCTGCGACACC encodes:
- a CDS encoding PEP/pyruvate-binding domain-containing protein, with protein sequence MTVAGSIVWLDAEAAAADIGAKTGSLARLHRLGVLVPRGFTVTTDAYREHRARSGLDTRIQEAFAELGTGPEAAARIRAAIARTPLPGGLAAEITEAYAELCLRCHDAGLPTAVRSSVVGEDGTAASFAGIFDTHLGVRGGPGVLAAVRSCWASLFTPRAMAYRARSGVGHRDMPVAVGVTELVPARSSGVAFSVHPVTGRSDRVVIEASWGFGEAVAQGRVTPDRAEVGKSDGRVLSYEVAHKDVLSAYDATGGRVVEVAMPAELAGRRVLDDEQVAAVTGVVTSIERQFGHPVDVEWVVSRHRRAGDPICVVQARPVTVAAADEPAPTAYDPVAMARKHVFGGVATGPHR
- a CDS encoding cysteine--tRNA ligase — protein: MAGPMGHAVQESSRGTSSSETLTLAGEPLPLTIPARMYVCGITPYDVTHLGHASVFVWTDVVRRVVRMTGVDTVLTRNVTDVDDVLTRAAAERGRPYEEFGLIQEYFFDRDMAALHVRPPTHAPHARHHIEHVVRLASALLATGAAYERDGHVFFHGSHVPDAAGLTAEAALALSSEYGDRPDDPLRDDPFDVAVWRPSGAGDPAWPSPWGPGRPGWHAECAAMSLATLGGVVDVLAGGADLAFPHHAYQVAMVEAATGVTRFARRQVHVGTVRLDGAKMAKATGNLVLVSDLLSRASGAAVRLMLLDRSWHQAWEYHPTALDDATQLLEELYAAGGTRGTAEAAEAAVRAALLDDLDVSTAVRIAIDAGGDAARRLIRTLALH
- a CDS encoding PEP-utilizing enzyme, which produces MATVVPLDEFTGQWYPGYEPEHFEAPYIVDRASPFRPGDEERFWYLDFHWSRGLAPLAATLWAADGYCWGTQHAAENLPLPTGRGVAVRYAGTHLYASGIPESDPREAGARAARLGVTLPRFLQNFTAVWESGRDELEATWRYFEGIDIGHVPPPEFPALMTEARRYLKRAAEIHFGVMYPMLVNFLAFRGTCAELGIDTSRIGTFLQGEDTKIMETDRELHALAAKARKAGLREAFAGAERGGLRAALSGQGGRAGQWLTDFDDFLQAYGHRQEAPGDVGAPSWLEDPEIPLSLVKTFLREERDHDFAAAAREAVAEREAAVDAARAGLTREEQAVFDGGLAANRAANFPWWQDDHNFYIDLKVMLPLRLLCHELARRVGADHPDDLIHLFWPELLEVASGRPYDGRLRSLVRDRRQYFDDWKAKRAAMPKVLGTIPETVEDPILIEIFGFNPDSIRAMRDPDAGRRTVLSGVAAARGTATGTARVLQSSDELHRLFPGDVLVCESTSPNWTPVFGSIAAAVCDGGGMLSHAAIVGREYGVPTVTAVGVATHAIGDGDQVEVDGTRGTVTILERAR
- a CDS encoding GAF domain-containing protein, which encodes MPRTGRRRDTGTRDEVHRAVEEQAALRRVATLVARNTPPPQVFSAVTGEVARLAGPDATMLTRWSDGTATYLAGSGWRTFTWQPHGPCPDLDALTGLGEGAAVLRDEGIVAGVTCPIVVEARVWGALSAWSRTGPLPAGTEELLAGFVDLVATAVANAEDRSRAAQLLEEQAALRRVAVLVARGAAPVDVCTAVAEELRGLLGIDDVGVCRFDPDHTALLIAATGDDAGRSPVGTRMDLEDHENRTQTPRRYTIWQVWHTGRPARYDPGEPAPVPRPGTRWTGVGSVVACPIVVDGRLWGTVGAWSNHDPLPQDTVDRLSRFTELAAMAIGNAQSRTEVAASRARIVAAADEARRRIERNLHDGAQQRLVTLGIGLRMTQDSVPEELPELRERIAAAGDGLTEVIEELREMARGIHPAVLSESGLGPALRTLARRSAVPVELELRIDGRFPQPVEVAAYYVVSETITNTAKHAHASQVRVAVTQREGVLELAVRDDGVGGAAPRPGSGLVGLRDRVEAIGGAIEVSSPPNAGTTVLVRLPAHGE
- a CDS encoding peptidoglycan bridge formation glycyltransferase FemA/FemB family protein, yielding MEQPRTPAVSVVASTEPDPGVLHEWDALVDRTPGTDVAQLSSWAGIRRESGFDPLYVFAREDDRLVGGALVLERPLPMIGRVGYVSNGPVVSPAAPREVVVDRLGTAMDRLARRRLRALFVQPPAEAADVTAALRRRGFRRSMSGIAPAASIRVDLRRDIEDLRRGLTKANRRRTRHWAERGVRVRMGSRDDIPVVADLVARSAEHQHYEPLSPDYIQNLHRELDAEEHAAVFVAEIDGSPAAALLCTRCGGVVKQRLSGMERSERARRDGVSAAAVWRAMEWAKENGYHTYDFGGISTRAADALLDGAPEPSAHLKGTERFKTSFGGEVFRYPEQVELISSPPLRLAYDVSRRTRAGRRFVEIVKRTLRGGRGG